A single window of Crassostrea angulata isolate pt1a10 chromosome 8, ASM2561291v2, whole genome shotgun sequence DNA harbors:
- the LOC128159250 gene encoding uromodulin-like → MNGTHPKEEDGEVNRTVCIATHLDQCFESYEISVKNCSGYYVYHLKQTKTNSEGYCFGTNITCPPLDPCEDIDREEDLIDDGTRSPYCMSRQPSVCDQNLSGWYRVLDSDKSQKLALPQFCPESGSCGTDNPIWLNGDFYLLNNIIIKFC, encoded by the exons ATGAATG GAACACATCCAAAGGAAGAAGATGGAGAGGTGAACAGAACTGTTTGCATTGCAACACACTTAGACCAGTGTTTTGAGTCTTACGAGATATCGGTGAAAAACTGCAGTGGATATTATGtgtatcatttgaaacaaacCAAAACTAACAGTGAGGGCTACTGTTTTG gTACTAATATAACATGTCCCCCACTAG atccaTGCGAGGATATTGATCGTGAGGAAGATTTAATTGACGATGGAACCCGGTCACCCTACTGTATGTCTAGACAGCCATCTGTGTGTGACCAGAATTTATCTGGGTGGTACAGAGTGCTTGATTCTGACAAATCCCAAAAGTTAGCCTTACCTCAGTTCTGTCCAGAGTCAGGATCCTGTGGCACTGACAATCCCATCTGGCTCAATGGTGATTTTTATCTCCTTAACAACattattatcaaattttgttaa